The genomic DNA GAATAGAGCGTAAGGAATACGGCTGCGATCATCGTCACGACTCCCACGATCCCGTTGAACCAGGCGAACGATTGCCACGGAGCCGTGTCCCACCCGCGGCTCGCCGCGTAGGTCGCCGCGAAAAACCAGAAGTACGCCGAGCCCACCCACGTGCACTGGAACGCCGTCTTCCATTTGGCCGGTCCGATCGCCCCGATGACCACACCCTTCCTCGCGGCCACCTGGCGGAACACTGTCATCAAGAGCTCGCGTCCGATCACGATGGCTACAATCCACCATGGCAAACCGACGTCGCCCCATGGAGTCCGAAACGGAAACTGATGCGCCGCGCCGAGCGACTCGCGATCCGGAGAGAACGGGTCGGACTCCGGCGACATCAGGATGAACATGGGAATGAGCGTCGCGAAGAGAAGGAGCTTGTCTGCCAACGGGTCGAGCAGACTCCCCAGGTCCGTCACCAGGTTTCGCGTTCGGGCGAGCTTCCCGTCATAGTAATCCGAGACGGCGGCCACTATGTAAATGACAAAAGCGGCGAGGCGGACAGCGGCGGACGTCATGAACGGCAGCGCAGCAATCAGCGGCGCCACGAGTATACGACAGACGGTTATCGCGTTCGGGAGATTCACCAGCGAGGGCGCGTCAGGCCAGTGCCTTTAGCACCAGCTTGCTGACCGCCTTCAGCGTGTCGAAGACTCCGTCGCCGGCGACAGCGACCGCTTCAAAATGCGGCGCGCGCTCGACCCACTCTCCACTGGAGAGCTGCTCCACGAGGTTCTGGCCGGCGTGATAGGGATCGGGCGTGACTCGAGCCTTGGAAGGATCGGCCGGCTCCCAGCCGGGATTGAGCGCCGCCTGCAGCTCGGCAACGGGAGCCGCATTCGGAAGATCCCGCTTGTTGTACTGAATGACAAACGGCATCCGCGTCAGATCGTAGCCGTACTCCGCCATGTTGTCGTAGAGGTTCTGCATCGATTCCAGATTCGCCTCCATCCTCTCCATCTGCGAATCCGAGACGAACACAATTCCGTCCACGTTTTTCAGGATGAGCTTCCGGCTGGCGTTGTAGTAGACCTGGCCGGGAACCGTGTAGAGATGGAAGCGCGTATTGAAGCCGCGAATCGTGCCGAGGTCTACGGGCAGGAAATCGAAGAAGAGAGTCCGCTCTGTCTCGGTTGCAAGTGAGATGAGCTTTCCTCTCGTCTCCGGCTTCACCTTGCCGTAGATGTGCTCGAGGTTAGTTGTCTTGCCGCCGAGGCCGGGGCCGTAGTAGACAATCTTGCAGTTGATCTCGCGCGCCGCGTAGTTGATCATCGACATTGCCGTTCTCTCCTTACCAGTTGAACAGCTCGTCGATCTCGTCGCCGGCGCCGGCGAGGATGTTCGGCTGCATTGTCCCGCCCGCTCGCGCGCGCGCGAACGCGCGATCGAGGTGACCCGTAAGCTCCTCAACCGCCGGCTTCATCTTCAGACGAACGAGCCCGATCGGCGTGCGATTGTCGAACAGCACTACGAGAATGAGCCGCCGTGCAATGTCGGCCACGTACATCGACTCGCGCTCCCCCTGGTGAAAGAGTGTGGTGAAATCAGTCTCGCCGATGAGGCGGGCGAGCTGGTCGTTGGCGCTGAAATCCGCGGCCGTGAGCGTCGCGAAGGTTACGGGATCGAATCCCAGCGGCTCTCCGACCGTCGCGACGAGCTGGCCGGAGCGGTCGACCAGCAGCGACGAGCGAGCGCCGGTCTCCGCCAGAAAGCGTGAGATCGTTCGCACGATGGCGTTGAGGTCATCTTCTTCGAACGACCAGCTGCTTGCCGCGGGCTGCATGTTGGCTTTCAGGAAAGCGTTTTTTCGAGTCGCCGCATGAGCGAGACACCTCGCCGTCTCAGCAATGGACTGTGCTCCCACGCGACGTACTCGCGAAGGAGGCGCGCAGTATTGACTGTTGGGCGCCCGCGAAGATAACTGAGAGCCGCAAATCGCCTGAGAGGACGGGCGCTGAAGAGGTCACGGCGATACTGGCGTTGAACGCGGCTCCATGTCACAGCTCCACAGGCCGCACCGGCAACGAAGCCGAGCAGAGCCAGTTGTCTGGCTCGATTGCTAGTCACATAGCCCGCCGGGCGGTAAGCGCTTGCGCAATCGTTACTCCGTCAGCGTACTCGAGGTCGCCACCCACCGGGAGACCACGTGCGATACGCGTCACCGTGAGCTGATAGGGCAGCAGCTTGCGCTGAACGTACAACGCAGTGGCTTCGCCCTCAATGCTCGGGTTCGTCGCGATGATCACTTCGCGCACACTCCCGCCCGAGACGCGGCTCTCGAGCTGCGGGATCGTAAGATCGTCCGGACCCACGCCATCCAGCGGCGACAGCCTTCCGCCCAGCACGTGATACACGCCCCGATATTCGCCGGCGCGTTCGATCGCACCGATGTCAGCGGACTCCTCGACGGCGCAAATCAGCGCCGGGTCGCGGCGGACGTCACGACAGATTGCGCACACTTCCTCTTCCGTCAGGTTGAAGCACTGCGAGCACGGCCGAACCTTCTCGGTGAGCGTTGCGAGCGCGTCGGCGAGACGCCGGCTCTGCTCGGCGGGTTGTCGAAGCAGATGGTAAGTGAGTCGGAGGGCTGTCTTTCTTCCGATGCCGGGAAGCTTGGCCAGCTCCCCGACGAGAGCGTCTATCGCGGACACTCTAGAAGGGCATCTTGAACGGGAGGTTCAGGCCGCCCGTGAGCTTCGACATCTCCTGCTTCGCGAGCTCCGCGGCTTTTTGCTGCGCCTCCCGCACCGCGACGAGAACGAGGTCCTCGAGCATCTCGACATCGGCGGCGTTAACGATCGAGGTATCGATTCTGATCCGCGTGATCTGTCCCTTTCCGTCAGCCTCCACGGTGACCATGCCACCGCCGGCGGTCGCTGTCACCAACATGGCCTGAAGCTCGTCCTGAATTTTTTCCAGCCGGCCCTGCATCTGCTGGGCCTGCTCGAGAATCTTGTTGAAGTCAGCCATTTGTGGTTGTGTGTGGCGTCAATCGAGCAACTCGAGATCGAGAAGATCGACAGCCGCATCGAGCACCGGATCGTTGGCGCGAAGCGCCGCCAGCCGCTCGGCGCGAACTGTTTCCGTGGTAAGCCTCGCGCGCTTCGCCTCGCTCGCGGTTTCCTCATAGCCGGATTTCCAGTCGGCGCCGGGATCCGGTACCGATGTAACTGCCGGCCCGCCCAACGAGGTCGCCGTGCGGGACGCGGCGTCTGGAGGAGCAGCGTACGGCGCACGAGCCGGCGGCTCAGCGGGGTGGGGTCGCGCCGGAAACGCGTCGCCTACCATCGCCGCGCGGCGGGTTTCACGCTCCACCGCCTTGGAGCGCGAACTGCTGCGAGCCGGTGCAGCCGCCGCGCTGCCACCGGACCCTTCTCCGCCGAGGTTGCGCAAAACGTCCTCGATCGAGAGAGCGCGGTCGAACAGTGCGAAGCGCACGAGGAGCATCTCCACCAGCAGCTGCTGCTGCGAGCTCTTCCGGAATTGCATCTCCATCGCGGCCAGCGTCGAGAGCATGCGGAGCAGGTCGGCCGACGAAAAATGTTCGCGGTGGGCTTCCAGAGCCGTGCGCGCGGCAGGTGAGATGCCCTCGGTCGATCCACCGAGGATGAGAGCGAGCTGCGCACGGAGCATCTCGCCGAGCCCGCCAAGAAAAACGCCGAAGTCGACTCCCGCGTCGGCGAGCCTGCGAACGGTCTCGAAAACTTCTCCCGCCCGGCGCCCGGCAATCAGGTCTATCACGCTCAGATACTCGTCTTCGGCGACGAGGCCGAGCGCGATGCGCACGCGATCCGCCGTTACGCCTCCCTCCCCGAGAGACAACACCTGATCTGCGAGGCTCAAGGCGTCGCGCATCGATCCGTCGGCGGCGCGCGCGATCATTGCCAGCGCCTCGGGACTGTACTCCAGTCCTTCTTCGCGCAGAACGGCCTCCAGACGCGATACGATGTCGGACATGCCGATGCGCTTGAGATCGAATCGCTGCAGGCGGCTCAGCACCGGGG from Gemmatimonadaceae bacterium includes the following:
- a CDS encoding CDP-alcohol phosphatidyltransferase family protein, translated to MNLPNAITVCRILVAPLIAALPFMTSAAVRLAAFVIYIVAAVSDYYDGKLARTRNLVTDLGSLLDPLADKLLLFATLIPMFILMSPESDPFSPDRESLGAAHQFPFRTPWGDVGLPWWIVAIVIGRELLMTVFRQVAARKGVVIGAIGPAKWKTAFQCTWVGSAYFWFFAATYAASRGWDTAPWQSFAWFNGIVGVVTMIAAVFLTLYSLWLYIVRYGRVVTG
- a CDS encoding GTPase domain-containing protein; this translates as MSMINYAAREINCKIVYYGPGLGGKTTNLEHIYGKVKPETRGKLISLATETERTLFFDFLPVDLGTIRGFNTRFHLYTVPGQVYYNASRKLILKNVDGIVFVSDSQMERMEANLESMQNLYDNMAEYGYDLTRMPFVIQYNKRDLPNAAPVAELQAALNPGWEPADPSKARVTPDPYHAGQNLVEQLSSGEWVERAPHFEAVAVAGDGVFDTLKAVSKLVLKALA
- a CDS encoding roadblock/LC7 domain-containing protein yields the protein MQPAASSWSFEEDDLNAIVRTISRFLAETGARSSLLVDRSGQLVATVGEPLGFDPVTFATLTAADFSANDQLARLIGETDFTTLFHQGERESMYVADIARRLILVVLFDNRTPIGLVRLKMKPAVEELTGHLDRAFARARAGGTMQPNILAGAGDEIDELFNW
- the recR gene encoding recombination mediator RecR; its protein translation is MSAIDALVGELAKLPGIGRKTALRLTYHLLRQPAEQSRRLADALATLTEKVRPCSQCFNLTEEEVCAICRDVRRDPALICAVEESADIGAIERAGEYRGVYHVLGGRLSPLDGVGPDDLTIPQLESRVSGGSVREVIIATNPSIEGEATALYVQRKLLPYQLTVTRIARGLPVGGDLEYADGVTIAQALTARRAM
- a CDS encoding YbaB/EbfC family nucleoid-associated protein encodes the protein MADFNKILEQAQQMQGRLEKIQDELQAMLVTATAGGGMVTVEADGKGQITRIRIDTSIVNAADVEMLEDLVLVAVREAQQKAAELAKQEMSKLTGGLNLPFKMPF
- the dnaX gene encoding DNA polymerase III subunit gamma/tau — protein: MSLALARKYRPKSFAGVAVQTHVSNTLRGAIERGRVANGYLLCGPRGVGKTTLARVLAMALNCENKQPDGEPCGVCTSCQRIWSGSSSLDVVEIDAASNRGVDDARELRERAMYAPSGDDRYKVYIVDEAHMLTREAWNALLKILEEPPSRVVFVFATTEPQKIAQSAAPVLSRLQRFDLKRIGMSDIVSRLEAVLREEGLEYSPEALAMIARAADGSMRDALSLADQVLSLGEGGVTADRVRIALGLVAEDEYLSVIDLIAGRRAGEVFETVRRLADAGVDFGVFLGGLGEMLRAQLALILGGSTEGISPAARTALEAHREHFSSADLLRMLSTLAAMEMQFRKSSQQQLLVEMLLVRFALFDRALSIEDVLRNLGGEGSGGSAAAAPARSSSRSKAVERETRRAAMVGDAFPARPHPAEPPARAPYAAPPDAASRTATSLGGPAVTSVPDPGADWKSGYEETASEAKRARLTTETVRAERLAALRANDPVLDAAVDLLDLELLD